A stretch of Pseudoclavibacter chungangensis DNA encodes these proteins:
- a CDS encoding class I adenylate-forming enzyme family protein, whose translation MVPITRTVLEVAAAHPDRPAIVGPDESLSYAGLVEDSRRVAAAVERLHAAATVPPVPAPETRGIPITAVSIGSAAHAARIVAGLAGYRAVSATIDPRWPLAHRLRVVLTTGIGLVVTDSEDLRDALAARGWGGTVVTPDEFRRIEREVEPAPPPTVRDDDEAFLLLFSSGTTSEPKAFLKTRRQYRANVAVSSAHLGPEPGVATLAPGPLSYSLTLYALIECLATGGEAHLADAFDPITMGQRIERERITRLVGVPAIAQALTDVARRDPARYATLDLVVTGGANLPASIRAGLAAVLPGVRLIGYYGAAEIGFIGDGRDGDGTRIHLYDGIDAQIRDETGAVLPDGALGTLWIHAAACSDGYLAATTDERLRDDGGWATVHDQGRLHGRTLELVGRAGDIAISGGHKIALTEVDRAFDGVPGIGAVSAVAEPHEQLGAVVALVLEGDAPDVETLRAHARERLAPQAVPRRWYRVDELPRTVGGKIRRGEVASLVRAGRVARL comes from the coding sequence ATGGTGCCGATCACACGGACGGTGCTGGAGGTGGCGGCCGCGCACCCCGATCGCCCCGCCATCGTCGGCCCCGACGAATCGCTCAGCTACGCCGGCCTCGTCGAGGACTCGCGGCGGGTCGCCGCGGCCGTCGAACGGCTCCACGCCGCCGCGACCGTGCCGCCCGTCCCCGCCCCCGAGACGCGGGGCATCCCCATCACGGCCGTGAGCATCGGCTCCGCCGCGCACGCCGCGCGTATCGTCGCCGGACTCGCCGGGTACCGCGCCGTCTCGGCGACGATCGATCCGCGCTGGCCCCTCGCGCACCGCCTCCGCGTCGTGCTCACGACCGGCATCGGCCTCGTCGTCACCGACAGCGAGGACCTGCGCGACGCCCTCGCGGCACGTGGCTGGGGCGGCACCGTCGTCACACCCGACGAGTTCCGCCGCATCGAACGCGAGGTCGAGCCGGCCCCGCCGCCGACCGTCCGCGACGACGACGAGGCGTTCCTGCTCCTCTTCTCATCGGGCACCACGAGCGAGCCGAAAGCGTTCCTCAAGACCCGTCGGCAGTACCGCGCCAACGTCGCCGTCTCCAGCGCGCACCTCGGCCCCGAGCCCGGCGTCGCCACGCTCGCGCCCGGGCCGCTCTCGTACAGCCTCACCCTCTACGCACTCATCGAGTGCCTCGCGACCGGTGGTGAGGCGCACCTCGCCGACGCGTTCGACCCCATCACGATGGGACAGCGCATCGAACGCGAGCGGATCACGCGACTCGTGGGCGTCCCGGCGATCGCCCAGGCCCTCACGGACGTCGCACGCCGCGACCCGGCCCGCTACGCGACGCTCGACCTCGTCGTGACGGGCGGCGCGAACCTCCCCGCCTCGATCCGTGCGGGCCTCGCCGCCGTCCTGCCCGGCGTCCGCCTCATCGGCTACTACGGCGCGGCCGAGATCGGCTTCATCGGCGACGGACGCGACGGCGACGGCACGCGCATCCACCTCTACGACGGCATCGACGCACAGATCCGCGACGAGACGGGTGCCGTGCTGCCCGACGGCGCACTCGGAACCCTCTGGATCCACGCCGCCGCGTGCTCCGACGGATACCTCGCCGCGACCACCGACGAGCGACTTCGCGACGACGGGGGATGGGCCACCGTGCACGACCAGGGGCGCCTGCACGGGCGCACCCTCGAACTCGTCGGGCGCGCGGGGGACATCGCGATCTCGGGCGGCCACAAGATCGCCCTCACCGAGGTGGACCGTGCCTTCGACGGCGTCCCCGGCATCGGCGCCGTGAGTGCCGTCGCCGAACCACACGAACAACTCGGCGCGGTCGTCGCGCTCGTCCTCGAGGGGGACGCCCCCGACGTCGAGACCCTCCGTGCCCACGCACGCGAACGACTCGCACCCCAGGCCGTGCCGCGTCGGTGGTACCGGGTCGACGAGCTCCCGCGCACCGTCGGCGGCAAGATCCGCCGTGGCGAGGTCGCGAGCCTCGTCCGCGCGGGGCGGGTGGCACGGCTGTGA
- a CDS encoding DUF1801 domain-containing protein, whose translation MSDDWRDARLDLLRTLILRAAPDAREERKWVKPTNPAGVPTFSADGLVCTLERYRDKVKVTFAKGASIDDPSGLFNASLDAGTRRAIDLREDDALDEDAFLALVRAAVAHNRS comes from the coding sequence ATGAGCGACGACTGGCGCGACGCACGCCTCGACCTGCTGCGCACCCTCATCCTGCGGGCCGCGCCCGATGCACGCGAGGAGCGCAAGTGGGTGAAACCCACGAACCCCGCGGGGGTGCCGACGTTCTCGGCCGACGGACTCGTCTGCACGCTCGAGCGATACCGTGACAAGGTCAAGGTCACCTTCGCGAAGGGCGCGTCGATCGACGACCCGAGCGGCCTGTTCAACGCGAGCCTCGACGCCGGCACGCGGCGCGCCATCGACCTGCGCGAGGACGACGCACTGGACGAGGACGCGTTCCTCGCACTCGTCCGCGCCGCCGTCGCACACAATCGCTCCTGA
- a CDS encoding tRNA (cytidine(34)-2'-O)-methyltransferase has product MFHVLFYEPRIPPNTGNAIRMVAATGATLHLIEPLGFELSDARLRRAGLDYHDLANVRVHADLDAALAAVAADGTGRVFAFTTRGSRSFEEPDYEPGDALLFGPEPTGLPDAVVDDPRVTDRVRIPMLPGVRSLNLSNSAAVAVYEAWRRVGYAGAEAHD; this is encoded by the coding sequence ATGTTCCACGTCCTCTTCTACGAACCCCGCATCCCCCCGAACACCGGCAACGCGATCCGCATGGTCGCCGCGACGGGGGCGACGCTGCACCTCATCGAGCCGCTCGGGTTCGAGCTGAGCGATGCGCGGCTGCGCCGCGCGGGTCTCGATTACCACGACCTCGCGAACGTGCGCGTGCATGCCGATCTCGACGCGGCGCTCGCGGCGGTCGCGGCCGACGGCACGGGTCGCGTGTTCGCGTTCACGACGCGCGGGAGTCGCTCGTTCGAGGAGCCGGACTACGAGCCGGGCGACGCGCTCCTGTTCGGCCCGGAGCCGACCGGGCTGCCGGACGCGGTGGTCGACGATCCGCGTGTGACCGATCGGGTCCGCATCCCTATGCTGCCGGGGGTGCGCTCCCTCAACCTCTCGAACTCCGCCGCCGTCGCGGTGTACGAGGCCTGGCGTCGGGTCGGCTACGCGGGGGCCGAAGCGCACGACTGA
- a CDS encoding ABC1 kinase family protein → MATADGDHGSPEHWDADARRRYRRIMRFAARHLAITWWFELFLPRIGLTVLGDRTRARRMQQFARRFNVLAIELGGLMIKVGQFMSSRLDVVPPEITRELEGLQDEVPAVPFDRIRSLAEAELGLPLDRVFAEIDEHPLAAASLGQVHRARLGPDDAAIVGTDRVVIKVQRPDIGTIVEVDLTALRKVGRWLSRVRIVADRVDMPVLVEEFARTSLEEIDYLHEAVGSERFADDFADDSRVTVPAVVWERTTRRVLTLEDVSAIKITDLDGLRAAGIDPAEVAPVFASLMFEQLFGQGYFHADPHPGNIFVTPHPPDAVDSDGPPWTITFVDFGMMGEISTRMRRGLRRLVIAAAARDGAGLVAAVKDVGVLLPSADTAELQRAMTKLFERFGGMGFAELREVDPNEFRSFADEFGDVVRSMPFQLPENFLLVVRALSITSGVCSSLDARFNLWDSVEPFAARMLREEQGGAIRDLTTRAGDAVASLARLPGRIDTLVTSFEEGTADVRSTRIEERLDRVDRAVRRLVSAVVFAGLLVAGALVRPGDDVLGTVIMIGAVLPLAHVLLGGRRRR, encoded by the coding sequence GTGGCCACGGCCGACGGAGATCACGGGTCTCCCGAGCACTGGGACGCCGACGCGCGACGGCGATACCGACGCATCATGCGCTTCGCGGCGCGGCACCTCGCCATCACCTGGTGGTTCGAACTGTTCCTGCCCCGCATCGGCCTCACGGTGCTCGGCGATCGCACCCGCGCCCGCCGCATGCAGCAGTTCGCGCGGCGCTTCAACGTCCTCGCCATCGAGCTCGGCGGACTCATGATCAAGGTCGGGCAGTTCATGTCGTCGCGCCTCGACGTCGTGCCACCCGAGATCACCCGCGAACTCGAGGGACTCCAGGACGAGGTGCCCGCGGTCCCGTTCGACCGGATCCGCTCGCTCGCCGAGGCCGAGCTGGGCCTCCCGCTCGACCGCGTCTTCGCCGAGATCGACGAGCACCCACTCGCCGCCGCCTCCCTCGGGCAGGTCCACCGCGCACGGCTCGGGCCCGACGACGCCGCGATCGTCGGCACCGACCGCGTCGTCATCAAGGTGCAACGACCCGACATCGGGACCATCGTCGAGGTCGACCTCACGGCCCTGCGCAAGGTCGGACGCTGGCTCAGCCGCGTCCGCATCGTCGCCGACCGCGTCGACATGCCCGTCCTCGTCGAGGAATTCGCACGCACGAGCCTCGAGGAGATCGACTACCTCCACGAAGCCGTCGGCTCCGAACGCTTCGCCGACGACTTCGCGGACGACTCCCGGGTCACCGTCCCCGCCGTCGTCTGGGAACGCACCACCCGCCGCGTCCTCACGCTCGAGGACGTCTCGGCCATCAAGATCACCGACCTCGACGGCCTCCGCGCCGCCGGCATCGATCCCGCCGAGGTCGCGCCCGTCTTCGCGAGTCTCATGTTCGAGCAACTCTTCGGACAGGGTTACTTCCACGCCGACCCACACCCCGGCAACATCTTCGTGACTCCGCACCCGCCCGACGCGGTGGACTCGGACGGGCCGCCGTGGACCATCACGTTCGTCGACTTCGGCATGATGGGCGAGATCTCCACCCGCATGCGGCGCGGCCTGCGCCGACTCGTCATCGCCGCCGCCGCGCGCGACGGCGCGGGACTCGTCGCCGCCGTCAAGGACGTCGGCGTCCTGCTCCCGTCCGCCGACACGGCCGAACTGCAGCGGGCCATGACGAAGCTCTTCGAGCGCTTCGGCGGCATGGGATTCGCGGAACTCCGCGAGGTGGACCCCAACGAGTTCCGCTCGTTCGCGGACGAGTTCGGCGACGTCGTGCGCTCCATGCCGTTCCAGCTGCCCGAGAACTTCCTGCTCGTCGTCCGTGCTCTGTCGATCACGTCCGGCGTCTGCAGCTCACTCGACGCCCGCTTCAACCTCTGGGACTCCGTCGAACCGTTCGCCGCGCGCATGCTGCGCGAGGAACAGGGCGGCGCGATCCGCGATCTCACGACCCGCGCGGGCGACGCCGTCGCGTCGCTCGCCCGCCTGCCGGGCCGGATCGACACGCTCGTCACCTCGTTCGAGGAGGGCACCGCAGACGTCCGCAGCACGCGCATCGAGGAACGGCTCGATCGGGTCGATCGCGCCGTGCGGCGCCTCGTCTCGGCCGTCGTGTTCGCCGGGCTGCTCGTCGCCGGTGCACTCGTGCGCCCGGGTGACGACGTCCTCGGCACGGTGATCATGATCGGTGCCGTGCTGCCGCTCGCGCACGTGCTCCTCGGCGGACGCCGTCGGCGATGA
- a CDS encoding PadR family transcriptional regulator translates to MNTTHQQGGFGQGNPVDGVWQIFDQFRAGFEKRAGSRVSRGDVRAAVLALLVERPMHGYQIIREIEKRSGGAWKPSAGSVYPTLQLLADEGLIAAEEANGRKTYSLTEEGREVADESKESAPWDGAERGNRFGAAAALPKAGSELAHAVAQLARTGTPEQVDRAVGVLDDARRRVYAILAED, encoded by the coding sequence ATGAACACGACCCACCAGCAGGGCGGATTCGGCCAGGGGAACCCGGTCGACGGCGTGTGGCAGATCTTCGACCAGTTCCGAGCCGGATTCGAGAAGCGCGCCGGCAGCCGAGTGAGCCGCGGCGACGTGCGCGCCGCCGTCCTCGCACTGCTCGTCGAGCGACCCATGCACGGGTACCAGATCATCCGCGAGATCGAGAAGCGCAGCGGCGGCGCCTGGAAGCCGAGTGCCGGATCGGTCTACCCGACCCTCCAGCTCCTCGCCGACGAGGGGCTCATCGCCGCCGAGGAAGCGAACGGCCGCAAGACCTACTCGCTCACCGAGGAAGGGCGCGAGGTCGCCGACGAGTCGAAGGAGAGCGCGCCGTGGGACGGCGCCGAACGCGGCAACCGCTTCGGGGCCGCAGCCGCTCTTCCGAAGGCCGGCTCGGAACTCGCGCACGCCGTCGCACAACTCGCCCGGACCGGCACGCCCGAGCAGGTCGACCGCGCCGTCGGCGTGCTCGACGACGCCCGCCGCCGCGTGTACGCGATCCTGGCCGAAGACTGA
- a CDS encoding HNH endonuclease signature motif containing protein, which produces MNDHEPDGAAAAPAPDAASRPSAGGDARPSAGGDARPSAGGDARPSAGGDARPSAGGDAPARPRGQARLAPHVAFMMHLQHLDGIGAHDEAFDLALDAVRAEDKLIAKAEARRAELLAFIHEATLASAREEHPGSDDAVVTAMRERTAQLALATARSEPVVSRELGESLMLRDAFPATEGMLRDGYLSLAHVRVILAEGRRLPDDDARKAYERAVVDGASRETPARLRARARRAAQTLMRESLDERHKIAREQRGVRVVHEDDGMSRLEALVPTLLGAAMLDRLTEQAKALAGPDEPRTHDQIRADLLCELVLTSDPADGCGSPHGAAGGINARVAITVPVLSLLDGGDDPALLDGVVPVPVEQARELAARAPSFLRVLTDPITGVARESDTRFPTAAQREFLRVRDGHCRFPGCTRPARRCDIDHTIAVTDGGTSSLGNMAHLCRRHHTFKHATRWRVEQWEPGRLIWFAPNGDRYSDRPVPIGPRFRPSWAHHDDDLDHPPDGGGQPPGGGHAPGRGHPPDEGSHAAGGGHPPSGGAHSPNGGDHPPGGDARPTSPTGLVRALDTSEHSIAPTIRPATHRPRTSMETEFEFDPSLEAFTAMSTSALRKAGPRGQ; this is translated from the coding sequence ATGAACGATCACGAGCCCGACGGCGCCGCTGCCGCACCGGCCCCGGACGCGGCGTCGCGTCCGTCGGCCGGCGGTGACGCGCGCCCGTCGGCTGGTGGTGACGCGCGCCCGTCGGCTGGTGGTGACGCGCGCCCGTCGGCTGGTGGTGACGCGCGCCCGTCGGCTGGTGGTGACGCGCCCGCTCGGCCGCGTGGGCAGGCGCGTCTCGCGCCGCACGTTGCGTTCATGATGCACCTGCAACACCTCGACGGCATCGGTGCCCACGACGAAGCCTTCGACCTGGCGCTGGACGCGGTCCGTGCCGAGGACAAGCTCATCGCGAAAGCCGAAGCCCGCCGCGCGGAACTGCTCGCGTTCATCCACGAAGCGACCCTCGCCAGTGCTCGGGAAGAGCATCCCGGGAGTGATGATGCGGTGGTGACGGCGATGCGTGAACGCACCGCCCAACTGGCCCTCGCGACCGCGCGGTCCGAGCCGGTCGTGTCGCGTGAGCTCGGTGAGAGCCTCATGCTGCGCGACGCGTTCCCCGCCACGGAAGGAATGCTCCGCGATGGGTACCTCTCGCTCGCCCACGTGCGCGTGATCCTCGCGGAAGGACGACGCCTCCCCGACGACGACGCCCGCAAAGCGTACGAACGGGCCGTGGTGGACGGGGCCTCTCGGGAGACGCCCGCCCGGTTGCGGGCTCGCGCACGCCGCGCCGCACAGACACTCATGCGGGAGAGCCTCGACGAGCGCCACAAGATCGCACGGGAACAGCGTGGGGTGCGGGTCGTGCACGAGGACGACGGCATGAGCCGACTCGAAGCACTCGTCCCCACCCTGCTCGGGGCGGCGATGCTCGACCGGCTCACCGAACAGGCCAAAGCGCTCGCGGGGCCGGATGAACCTCGCACGCATGATCAGATCCGCGCGGACCTGCTGTGCGAACTCGTCCTCACCAGCGACCCCGCTGATGGGTGCGGGTCGCCGCACGGCGCGGCTGGCGGGATCAACGCGCGCGTCGCGATCACCGTGCCCGTGCTGTCGCTCCTCGATGGTGGCGACGATCCAGCGCTGCTCGACGGGGTGGTGCCGGTGCCGGTGGAGCAGGCGCGGGAACTCGCGGCGCGTGCGCCGTCGTTCCTGCGGGTGCTGACCGATCCGATCACGGGCGTCGCTCGCGAGAGCGACACGCGCTTCCCGACGGCGGCGCAGCGCGAGTTCCTGCGCGTGCGTGACGGGCACTGCCGATTCCCTGGTTGCACCCGCCCGGCCAGGCGGTGCGATATCGACCACACGATCGCGGTCACCGACGGCGGCACGTCCTCGCTGGGGAACATGGCGCACCTGTGTCGCCGGCATCACACGTTCAAACATGCCACGCGCTGGCGAGTGGAACAGTGGGAGCCGGGACGGTTGATCTGGTTCGCGCCGAACGGCGACCGGTACAGCGACCGACCCGTTCCCATCGGGCCACGGTTCCGACCGTCCTGGGCGCACCACGACGATGACCTCGACCATCCACCAGACGGAGGCGGCCAACCACCTGGCGGCGGGCACGCACCAGGCCGCGGCCACCCACCAGACGAAGGCAGCCACGCAGCAGGCGGCGGACACCCGCCAAGCGGAGGCGCCCACTCGCCAAACGGCGGCGACCACCCACCAGGCGGAGACGCCCGCCCGACATCACCGACGGGGCTCGTTCGCGCGCTCGATACCTCCGAACACTCGATCGCGCCCACGATTCGACCGGCCACCCATCGTCCACGAACGAGCATGGAAACCGAGTTCGAGTTCGACCCTTCGCTCGAGGCGTTCACCGCCATGTCCACGAGCGCACTCCGTAAGGCCGGCCCTCGAGGACAATGA